AACTCAGAAACAGTCGGCAGCCGTCATTCGCGACTGCGACCTTTATATAATCTGATCAAGCATGACATCTGCTCAGGTAAGTAATTGACACGACTGAGTGTCAGAGGGTACTCATTCGTTTCTCCTTGATTTTGGTTCCCTGATTAGCTTTATGACGTACTTGCTCGCCCTACGATACCAtcctatctctatcatccTTACTTTGTCTATAATGCATACGAAATTGTGCGGAATATATAGTCGGTGAAAGGTGTATCGCGAAAAGCGATTCACTAGCGAACAAAGGCAGGACAATCGAAAGTGAGGACCAGTCCGGTATAATGTGATTCGAGTGGACCATGTATGTGGAGGCGTGACCGGATGACCAAGCGAACCCCAGCCATGATTTGAGGAGTACCATTAAGTACCTTGTGAGCATGCTGACGTACGTTCGCATTGAACAAAGAGATATAGGGACAGTGCTTGTGACATGCAaagtggaagaaaggaatcCGCTGATACCCACCCCCTGGGGCCGATcgcaggagaaggagaatcatCGACGGCTGGAATCCAATCTGTCTTCAGTGATACAAGCGATAGGAACAGGGCCATGGACTGTAAGTTATCGTATGCATACCGATGTGACCACTACACGATTCTATACATTGcccatcacctccactcttccttttccttttgtCTCGTTATTTACGAGATCTGTTATCGAACGGAACGCGCTGGGATTTATCTGGACGATCTATAAGATCAGACGAGAGCGAAGTATCAGCTTCCTGAGACACGGAATGTCATTATAGATGTTGGCACGGGTTGTAGAGGATCACACAACACATATGATCTGATCAAGGAGATTAGCAATCCGTCCCCCACTCACCGCTTCCCACTCCTgacccatatcatcctcctccgtctcctcaacctccttcatGATATTCTCCTTCACTCTCTTCGCATCCTTCCCAGGCATCGTGATCCTGATCCGCATCCTTGCCCTCCTGATTGGTAGCGTattctccccctcctcactACTCAACTTCTTAATTAACTCCAACGCCTGTGCCTTTGCAGGCTTATCAGCTTTGACCGAGAACCCAATCTCCGACATGGTCTTTTCGATCATCCCCACTGTGTGTTTGCGGTTTGTATTTGGGTCGACGGTCATTTCGGTTACTAGGGTTGCTATCTCACGGGATAAAGAGGAAAGTTGGTGGGATCGCTCGAGGTTGTTGATTTGGAGTTCACCTTTGCGCAGGATCTAGATGATGAGACAATCAGTATGATGGAGAGTATAGATTATGATGAAGGGATAGAGTCTGAGAGGCTTAGGTCTGTGTGGATATAAGAGAACGGGAGAACATGCCATGCAACGGGCgagtagaagagaagattgtATACGGTACAGCAcacaccaactcacctcctctatCACCTTGTTCATGTCGTCCGTCTGGAAGCATTTCGTCCAGTCGTCCCTCTTGGCCACTTGACCTTTCGGTACGTTGGTGAATATCTGTTCTATCTGCATTACTTCGGACAAGTCGGTTTCACTGTTTAGACATTGTAAGATATATTAGCTGACGCCTACCACCAAGTGATCGTACTGCAGCAAGCATGGGACTCTAGTTTGTGCACATGGTTGAGATCACTCACACGCCTGATCGGAATTCGGACACTTTATTCTGATAGCATGCGATCTACAGCAgagagaacaagaggaagTCAGTATGGTGGTTCTATAGAATAGTTCTCAAGCTCGTCTGTagatccactcacctcgaacCTCTTGCCGCCCTTTTTCATCCTGACTATACTGACATTGGTAAGTCTGTCGGGTGGAAGGAGTATCAGTCAACGTCTCTTGCTGTTCCATCTGATTGACATACTTTATCTGCGTTCCCGGTTGCTTGTTCATGTTGCCCAAACAGATAGTCCTGCACTGCGATCCCTCGTGTGATATATGCTGCTGTCTTGTGGTGtaataatgatgatgagaacgATGATAAGGATGCAAGACTAGAAAATACAATTGTCAACAGAAAAAAAcactctttcctcctcctcctttaCATAGACGTCATATAAATTGGTTATTATGCATGATAcaaccgtgggaaagtaaTCCTACGGTGAGATATATCCATTCGGCTCCGAGACTCAAAGAAGAGAACGACGTCAACGAAGGGTCATTTCGATGAGatatcctctcatctctcttctctctcttcctcatgcAAAGTCAATGAGATAGAGTAACTTATCAAGGAACATAATGCGAATATAGAAGGACAATCTTCAACGATCACAACGACACCACGAACATAGTAGTATAATCATCACCGAGACGAGTCAGAATGAAGGTATTCCAAAATGATATAACCTTCGAGTGAGTATCGTCCCTGCCTTCTTGAGCTCGTCGGATCCGACTTGTGCTACTTCTGCGCTGGCAGGTCGTTGTGCTGACTATACCCTGGATCATATTATCGTCCAGCTTCACCCCCGCTCAAACCCTCTCTGCGCTCCATCGCAAATACCCCAACCCCTACGCGACGCACGTCTACTCTGTAGATACGATAGATAGGAGCGTAGATCCAGATACGGGTATACTGAGGTCGGAGAGGCTGATAGGTGTTCAGCAAGGTGCACCAAAGTGGATAACAAAGGTGGGTCGAAGTCGCATTTTGATGGATTACCGGTTGTGCTGGTGTTTACCTCACTTTTGTCAGCTCTTTCATTTGCCTCCGACAGCATATGTGAGAGAGGTCGTCTTCGTAGATCCATCGAATACATCTGCGACTATGATGTCTGTGAATCTGAGCTTGGCTCAGTATGTGTGAGTACACGTTCACCTGCTGTCAGATCATCTCGACATATACATCCCGTCTGTATTGTAGATGGACTAATACTGACAGCCCCACCCACAGATCATGCCTCGAACTCATCAACTA
The sequence above is a segment of the Kwoniella bestiolae CBS 10118 chromosome 8, complete sequence genome. Coding sequences within it:
- a CDS encoding SBDS family rRNA metabolism protein produces the protein MNKQPGTQIKLTNVSIVRMKKGGKRFEIACYQNKVSEFRSGVETDLSEVMQIEQIFTNVPKGQVAKRDDWTKCFQTDDMNKVIEEILRKGELQINNLERSHQLSSLSREIATLVTEMTVDPNTNRKHTVGMIEKTMSEIGFSVKADKPAKAQALELIKKLSSEEGENTLPIRRARMRIRITMPGKDAKRVKENIMKEVEETEEDDMGQEWEAIVQINPSAFRSITDLVNNETKGKGRVEVMGNV